The Bacteroidota bacterium nucleotide sequence GGGATCATTGCATCAATAGCTTTTAATCCGGTTTGTAAAGGCTCCTTCACCGGTTGACGGTAGATAACGCCGGGAGCTTTCCTTTCCAAAGGCATTTCGTACGTCGTTCCGGAGACAGGCCCTTTGCCATCGATTGGTTCGCCCAGGGTGTTGATCACCCTTCCCAACAAACCTTCTCCAACCTGAATGGAAGCAATTTTTCCTGTACGTTTAACTGTATCTCCTTCTTTAATTTCATCGGAAGGGCCTAATAATACTGCACCTACATTGTCTTCCTCAAGGTTCAGCACTATGCCTTTGATGCCATTTTCAAATTCGATCAGCTCATTGGATTCAACATTTGAAAGTCCATAAATACGGGCAATACCATCGCCAATTGTCAAAACTGTACCTACTTCTTCCAGCTCAACATCGGTTTTATAACCTTCCAGTTGTTGTTTGAGTATTTCCGAAACTTCAGCAGGTTTAATATCAGCCATATATTTGTATGTTTAAATTTTCCGGTCCAGGAACTTATTCCCTTGCCGGCATTTTATTTTACAATTTTGATACAAAAGTGAAATCAATCAGTTTACGTTTTACTTCTTTCAGATGATTTGAGATGCTGGCATCAAATTGCCTATCGTCAACCTTAAGAATAAAACCCCCGATTAAATCTTTGTTCACATTAGTATCTAGCTCTACTTCTTTCGTATTGAATGATCTTTTTATTAATTCAGAAACCTTATCGCGGGTTTCTGAATCTATTTCTGATGCAGTGGTCAGCACAGCAGCTTTAATTCCTTTATCGCTTCTGTATAAATCAATGAAATACCTGGCAATATCCCTGATAAAAGCTTCCCGTTTATTTTCTACCAGTAAATCCAGAAACTTCATAGTCAGTTCATTTATAGAACTTTTGAAAATGGCGTTTAAGGTTTTTCTTTTCTGTGAGGGCTTAGCTATAGGGCTTTCAATCATTCTCATAAACTCACTCACGCTGTTGCAGATCTTATAAATCAACAGCATGTCTTTGCTGATTGTATCCAGGATATTTTTTTCTTTGGATAGAATAAACAATGCTTTTGAATAACGGACCACTATTTTGCTCTGATTCATAATAAAAACCCTTCATTGATTGTTAAAGCCAATGACTTTAACTAATTTAATTTTATTTCTTTCAGTAAATTATCAATCAATTGTTTTTGCTCTTCCCCTTGAGATAATTTTTGCCGGAGAATTTTTTCGGCAATTTCAACAGACAATGAAGCAACCTGATTCTTAATTTCGTTCATGGCTGCAGCTTTTTCTGCCCTGATATTTTGACGGGCAGTTTCAGTGATTTTAGCTGCTTCCACAACAGCCTGATTCTTTGCTTCATCAAGAATTTTATCTTTCACTTCCCGTGCTTCTTTGAGGAGCAGATCGCGTTCTTTGCGGGCCTCAGCCATAATGCGTTGATTGTCGGCCTGTAATTTGGCCATTTGCTCTTTTGCTTTGTCGGCGCTTTTCAATGCATTTTCAATGGATTTTTCCCTATCCTTTAAGGCATTGAGAATAGGTTTCCATGCAAACTTCTTTAAAATTACCATGACGATGGTAAAGGAAAGAAGCATCCAAAATATTAAACCTATACCCGGAGTTACCAGTTGCATATATCTTTTATTTAAAAATATTAAAAAATCAAAACATCATAAACTTCTACAGTTGCGCCAACCGCACAACTGTAGAAGAAATTCCTTTTTAGATGAAAAGGATAAGCAAGCAAACAACGATAGCGAAGAAAGCAACACCTTCGATCAGAGCGGCGGCAACAATCATGTTTGAACGAATATCGCCTACTGCTTCCGGTTGACGTGAAATAGCTTCCATTGCGTTTGCACCAATGTTACCGATACCCAAACCAGCACCTATGGCTGCTATACCAGCACCTATCCCGGCACCTAATTTGGCTACACCGGCTCCGGCTGCTGCTGCTTGTAAAATTACTGCTAATAATGACATCATAATTGAACAATATTTAATTAATAAAAGTCCTCAAAACTATTCATGCTCTTCGGCGGTTGCCATTCCAAAATAAAGTGCCGAAAGCATGGTGAAAACATAAGCCTGGATAAAAGCCACCAATAATTCCAGCATGGTCATGAACATGGTAAATACCAATGACAGGGGCGAAATGGCATAACCCAGGTAAGCCTGCATCTGGCCGAAAATAAATATCAGGCTGAAGAAACCCAAGGCAATGATATGCCCTGCGGTAATGTTGGCAAAGAGTCGGACCATCAATACGAAAGGCTTGGTGAACAAGCCAACCAGTTCGACAATCGGCATCAGGGGAACAGGAATCTTCAGCCACCAGGGGACACCCGGTGCATTGTAAACTTCTTTCCAATAATGTTTATTTCCGCTGATGGTAGTCAGAATAAATGTAAATATAGCCAGTACCATGGTTATTGCAATATTCCCCGTAACATTTGCACCACCGGGAAAAATTGGAATAAGACCCAGCAAATTATTAAACAAAATAAAGAAAAAGATGCTAAGCAGGTAAGGCATATATTTTTCATATTTGTCTCCTATTGAGGGAATGGCTACATCGTCTTTTATGAAAAGGATGACCGGCTCAAACAAATTTTGCATCCCTTTGGGTGCAAGACCTTCCCGTTTTTTATAGGAACGGGCTACGTTGATAAAAATATATAACAACAAAGCCAGGCTGATAAATATGGCAAAAACATCTTTGGTAATCGACAGGTCTAAGGGCTTCAATTCACTCCCATCAGGCATGCTTTCAACCAGCTTCCCTTCATTCGCTTTACTTTCTGATATTTTAAAACCCTGATAGGAAGTTGCGCCGTGGTGTAATTTTGTGGCACAGAATATATGCCAGCCCGATATGTTGCTGTGAACAATGCACAACAGAGGTATGCTGACCTCTACTTTTTTATAAGTCAGGATGTGCCATTCGTAGGCATCGCCAATGTGTTCAAAAATAAATTTACCCGGCTGAAACTTTTTCTCCTGATTAGCGCTCTTGCCCTGAACCTCTTGTTCTGAATTTACAGTATTTGCCTGTTGCGGGAAAGAAAATTGGCAACAAAGAACAAGCAAAAAACTTAGAATTAAGCTTTTTAAGTAATATTTTTCATTTAGCCTCATCATATCCAAGAAAAATAAGACGTAAAAGTAAAAAAAAATAGATTGAATTGAATAAATTTTATTTCTTTTTCAATAAAGATAAAATTGATTTTACTTCATAAAATGTAAACATCAGGTAGAGAGAAAAAAAAGCGACCAGGAAAGCCGGGATATGACTCCTGTCGAAAAGGAGGTAGATAAAGATAAACAGTAGGTAAACGAAAAATTTCACAACCGATAGGGATATATACCGGTTAATTAATTTATTAATCCTTTGCTTAACGGTTTTTATGAGAAATGAAAAAATCAATGCATTGAAGAACAGGAAAAAAACCAATAAAACCCAATAAACTGAAAGGTAATATTCCTTCTTTAACAGATTTGTCGCAAAGCATACGAAAGCTATAAAAACTACTCCTGCCGAAATAAGGAGTTCTCCGGAAATGAATTTTCTTAATTCTTTTGCGGTTTCACTTTTTATAAAATTGGACATTTTACATAAAATAAGTAGTTATTTGAAATTTATCAAATCCTTAATTGCAAAATAAACAGCCAGAAATACCCCGACGATCGAAAGAATAACCGTAAATACTGGCGTTGTATGTAACCAATGGTCTAGTTTAAAACCGCCAAAAACGCTCAAAAGAATAATGACAAGCATCTGAAAGGCGATGCTTGAATACTTACCATAGTCTGTAAGTTTGTTCTTATTCCCTTTAAGCAGGTTTTGTTTCGCTTTCTTCAATTTGAACGGTTTTCCCGTCATTCATTTTACAATTTCCGCTAAATTTACAACCGGGTTCAATTGCCAGCTTGTTAATGGAAATATCTCCCTTTATGACAGCAGTAGCTTTTAACGAAAGCATTTCTGAAGCGGTTATTTTCCCTTCCACTGTACCTTCAATAACGGCATTGGCACAAATAATCTCTCCTGTTACACTTCCTGTTGCGCCTATTACAACTTTCCCTTTTGTGACCAGATTCCCTGTAAGAATTCCATCAAAACGCAAATCCCCGTCTGAATTCACATCACCTTTAATAGTTGTACCTGCACTTACCTGATTAATCGAATTTGATTGAGCATCAATTTCATTGAATTTGGCCATAAAAAAATATTTAAAATGAGAAATTTGACAAACGTATAAATTGATGTCACAAATGTATTAATTTTATAAACAGACAATAAAATTTTGCAATTTTTTAGGGATGATTTTTTATTTCTCATCTGCATGGAAATAGCTCTCAGCAATCCGGATATCCAGGGGCGTTGTAATCTTTATATTTTCTATATTTCCGTCTACAAGATTGATTTTTTCACCGGCCATTTCTACTACACTGGCATCATCTGTAAATAAAGGAGAATATCTCTTTTTATGGTATGACTGAAGCAGAATTTCACTTTTAAAAACCTGCGGGGTCTGAACAATTTTATATTTGGAACGGTCGACCATTTCGCTGTCTTGGCCGTTTGTCATCCTTAAGGAATCATTAACCGGGATAACCGGTATTGCAGTTCCTGATTTTATGGCTGTTTTAAAGCAGCGGTCAATGGTTTCTTCACTAACCAAAGGCCGTACCCCGTCGTGAACGGCAATGATACCTTCTTCTTTGATCTCCGCCAGCGCATTTTTTACCGATTGAAAGCGCTGCAAACCTCCCTTTACGACATCATGCGGAATGGTGAAATTAAATGTCCTGCATAGCTTCTTCCAATATGGAATTTGGTCTTCAGGCAGGGCCAGGATAATTTTAATTTTCTTATCGTATTTGTAAAACACCAGAAGGGTACGCATTAAAATAGGAATACCTCTTACTTTTAAAAATTGTTTAGGAATACTTGAATTCATCCGTTTACCCGATCCTCCTGCAACAATTATTACAAATTTTTTTGGCATGTTGTTTTAAAATTTAGGAACCAGCTGTTTTAGATGATTTAACCTTGAAAATAAGTTGTGAACCCTTAGCTTTTATGTTTCTGAAATAGTTTATTGATTTTGCCCGCTGAGATTGTTCCACCCCTGCGCAGTTAGCGCAATGGTTTGTCCGTCACTGGTAATCAGGCTGGAGCCTTCACTTTTTTCTGTCATATGACCGATAAGTGTTATACCTGGAAGCCCTTTTATTTTGTCGTATTCTTTCAGTGGCATGGTGAAAAGCAATTCAAAGTCTTCCCCTCCGTTTAATGCTGCAGTTACAGGACTAATATTAAACTCCTCGGCCATTAAAATAGTTTGCGGGTCAATGGGGATTTTGTCCTCGAAAAGTTTACAGCCTTTGCCCGAATCATGGCAGATATGCAGGATATCTGAAGATAAACCATCGGAAATATCAATCATGGAAGTAGGTTTAAGATTCATCTCCTTAAACATTCTGACCACATCCCTGCGGGCTTCAGGTTTGAGCTGGCGTTCCAGGATATAATCGTGGCCTTCGAGGTCGGGCTGGAAACCGGTGTTCTCCAGAAACAGCTTCTTCTCTCGTTCGAGCAGCTGCAAACCCATATAGGCTGCTCCAAGGTCTCCTGAAACACAAATCAAATCATTATCTTGAGCGGTATTCCTGTAAACAATATTTTCTGTATCTGCTACTCCAACGGCAGTGATGCTGATGGTAAGCCCCGTGAGGGAAGTGGACGTATCGCCTCCAACCAGGTCTACTCCGTATTTGTCGCAGGCTGTATATATCCCTTCATATAACTGTTCCACGGATTGCAGGGAAAATTTATTGGAAAGGGCTATGGATACAGTAATTTGTTTTGGCTGGGCATTCATGGCATAAATGTCCGACAGGTTTGCAATTACGGCTTTATAACCCAGATGTTTTAAGGGCGTGTATACCAGGTTGAAATGTACCCCCTCGACCAGCAGGTCGGTTGTCAGGATGGTTTGTTGATCTCCAAAACTTAAAACTGCGGC carries:
- a CDS encoding F0F1 ATP synthase subunit B gives rise to the protein MQLVTPGIGLIFWMLLSFTIVMVILKKFAWKPILNALKDREKSIENALKSADKAKEQMAKLQADNQRIMAEARKERDLLLKEAREVKDKILDEAKNQAVVEAAKITETARQNIRAEKAAAMNEIKNQVASLSVEIAEKILRQKLSQGEEQKQLIDNLLKEIKLN
- a CDS encoding AtpZ/AtpI family protein yields the protein MKKAKQNLLKGNKNKLTDYGKYSSIAFQMLVIILLSVFGGFKLDHWLHTTPVFTVILSIVGVFLAVYFAIKDLINFK
- a CDS encoding polymer-forming cytoskeletal protein; translated protein: MAKFNEIDAQSNSINQVSAGTTIKGDVNSDGDLRFDGILTGNLVTKGKVVIGATGSVTGEIICANAVIEGTVEGKITASEMLSLKATAVIKGDISINKLAIEPGCKFSGNCKMNDGKTVQIEESETKPA
- the atpH gene encoding ATP synthase F1 subunit delta, with protein sequence MNQSKIVVRYSKALFILSKEKNILDTISKDMLLIYKICNSVSEFMRMIESPIAKPSQKRKTLNAIFKSSINELTMKFLDLLVENKREAFIRDIARYFIDLYRSDKGIKAAVLTTASEIDSETRDKVSELIKRSFNTKEVELDTNVNKDLIGGFILKVDDRQFDASISNHLKEVKRKLIDFTFVSKL
- the atpB gene encoding F0F1 ATP synthase subunit A, whose amino-acid sequence is MLVLCCQFSFPQQANTVNSEQEVQGKSANQEKKFQPGKFIFEHIGDAYEWHILTYKKVEVSIPLLCIVHSNISGWHIFCATKLHHGATSYQGFKISESKANEGKLVESMPDGSELKPLDLSITKDVFAIFISLALLLYIFINVARSYKKREGLAPKGMQNLFEPVILFIKDDVAIPSIGDKYEKYMPYLLSIFFFILFNNLLGLIPIFPGGANVTGNIAITMVLAIFTFILTTISGNKHYWKEVYNAPGVPWWLKIPVPLMPIVELVGLFTKPFVLMVRLFANITAGHIIALGFFSLIFIFGQMQAYLGYAISPLSLVFTMFMTMLELLVAFIQAYVFTMLSALYFGMATAEEHE
- the atpE gene encoding ATP synthase F0 subunit C — its product is MSLLAVILQAAAAGAGVAKLGAGIGAGIAAIGAGLGIGNIGANAMEAISRQPEAVGDIRSNMIVAAALIEGVAFFAIVVCLLILFI
- the thiL gene encoding thiamine-phosphate kinase produces the protein MFSNENKLTSLAELGEFGLIDHLTKNIKIKNPETKKGVGDDAAVLSFGDQQTILTTDLLVEGVHFNLVYTPLKHLGYKAVIANLSDIYAMNAQPKQITVSIALSNKFSLQSVEQLYEGIYTACDKYGVDLVGGDTSTSLTGLTISITAVGVADTENIVYRNTAQDNDLICVSGDLGAAYMGLQLLEREKKLFLENTGFQPDLEGHDYILERQLKPEARRDVVRMFKEMNLKPTSMIDISDGLSSDILHICHDSGKGCKLFEDKIPIDPQTILMAEEFNISPVTAALNGGEDFELLFTMPLKEYDKIKGLPGITLIGHMTEKSEGSSLITSDGQTIALTAQGWNNLSGQNQ
- a CDS encoding 2-C-methyl-D-erythritol 4-phosphate cytidylyltransferase produces the protein MPKKFVIIVAGGSGKRMNSSIPKQFLKVRGIPILMRTLLVFYKYDKKIKIILALPEDQIPYWKKLCRTFNFTIPHDVVKGGLQRFQSVKNALAEIKEEGIIAVHDGVRPLVSEETIDRCFKTAIKSGTAIPVIPVNDSLRMTNGQDSEMVDRSKYKIVQTPQVFKSEILLQSYHKKRYSPLFTDDASVVEMAGEKINLVDGNIENIKITTPLDIRIAESYFHADEK